From Fimbriimonadaceae bacterium, the proteins below share one genomic window:
- a CDS encoding O-antigen ligase family protein: protein MKLVGRPVGTAAAVRLPEHARGLGAMRGLLVGWGLVTVAFHLLTFILPRDFEGIGRIATLGSGIPWCLFAFSMSRSALRLCAPIVGVFVLQMWSVFTTVHAWIVLGRPSTVQRPEMYLLEAVIPFFLASALVYIEPQARKWVLGMVVAAFSLSCLVGLLQFARFGPAISLSHLYTYKSIDFWDGTPGVRAVGLTWHPRALAFQALVCLAVFMGRLLEGQARKGEVALLFAYSAAVLATQARMAYFVFAACWLVFLVLLFRRNPKLAGGLVLAGMIALAAAVAVAPKRFGYALQSQSTGKDASYQYRVDNAWSQLDPILEQHALTGIGPDQVMMFGTEPLVVDRWGGRALMESGYRLFLAMYGIPGLVLVVAVLLLAFGSVFQVMRRPAPGWDRRMAAMVVLAALLYVAFNFYSSNLVDEVMPLPFTFLLGGLLMRDAADERVARSRSIGVREAAAA, encoded by the coding sequence ATGAAGCTTGTCGGCCGACCCGTTGGGACCGCTGCCGCCGTTCGCCTGCCCGAGCATGCCCGGGGGTTGGGGGCGATGCGGGGGCTTTTGGTCGGCTGGGGGCTGGTCACGGTCGCCTTCCATCTCCTGACCTTCATCCTTCCGCGCGACTTCGAGGGCATCGGCCGCATCGCGACCCTTGGGAGCGGGATTCCCTGGTGTTTGTTCGCTTTTTCGATGTCTCGCAGCGCCTTGCGGCTGTGCGCCCCGATCGTCGGGGTCTTCGTGCTCCAGATGTGGAGCGTGTTCACGACGGTGCACGCTTGGATCGTGCTGGGGAGACCCTCCACCGTGCAGCGTCCGGAGATGTATCTGCTCGAGGCCGTGATTCCCTTCTTCTTGGCTTCCGCCCTCGTCTACATCGAGCCCCAAGCCCGCAAGTGGGTGCTTGGGATGGTCGTCGCGGCCTTCTCGCTCTCGTGTCTTGTGGGGCTGCTGCAGTTCGCCCGGTTTGGGCCGGCGATCTCGCTTTCGCACCTCTACACGTACAAGTCGATCGACTTCTGGGACGGCACGCCGGGCGTGCGCGCGGTAGGCCTCACGTGGCACCCGCGCGCGCTGGCGTTCCAGGCGCTCGTGTGCCTGGCGGTCTTCATGGGCCGTTTGTTGGAGGGGCAGGCGCGCAAGGGCGAGGTCGCGCTGCTCTTCGCGTACTCCGCGGCGGTGCTCGCCACCCAGGCTCGGATGGCGTACTTCGTGTTTGCGGCGTGCTGGCTCGTGTTCCTCGTGCTGCTCTTCCGGCGCAATCCGAAGCTGGCGGGCGGGTTGGTACTGGCGGGAATGATCGCGCTCGCGGCGGCCGTGGCGGTCGCGCCGAAGCGATTCGGCTACGCGCTCCAGTCGCAATCGACGGGCAAGGACGCGAGCTACCAGTACCGCGTGGACAACGCGTGGTCGCAGCTCGATCCCATCCTCGAGCAGCACGCGCTCACCGGCATCGGCCCCGACCAGGTGATGATGTTCGGCACCGAGCCGCTGGTGGTCGACCGTTGGGGCGGACGCGCGCTGATGGAGAGCGGGTACCGGCTGTTCCTCGCGATGTACGGCATCCCGGGGCTGGTGCTCGTGGTTGCCGTGTTGTTGTTGGCGTTCGGCTCCGTGTTTCAGGTGATGCGGCGTCCGGCCCCTGGTTGGGACCGGCGGATGGCGGCGATGGTCGTCCTGGCCGCGCTGCTTTACGTGGCGTTCAACTTCTACTCCTCGAACTTGGTGGACGAGGTGATGCCCCTGCCGTTCACGTTCCTGCTGGGCGGGCTGCTAATGCGCGACGCGGCGGACGAGCGGGTGGCCCGGTCGCGGTCGATCGGGGTGCGGGAGGCCGCAGCGGCGTGA
- the nuoG gene encoding NADH-quinone oxidoreductase subunit NuoG — protein MAAVAGTETITISINGVDVEVPKGELIVESVKRLGLEIPIFCYHPRMKPVGMCRMCLVEVGFKQQDGSVRMMPKPQAGCTLPASENMVVLTDSEMVHRDRKGVLEFLLINHPLDCPICDRGGECPLQNNTLYYGPSTSRFVELKRHLPKAFPLSQYVTLDLERCIQCGRCVRFTEEISGDSQLAFRFRGASMQPSTFQLTDFESKFSGNVIEICPVGALTSAKYRFRARPWDLETNPAICTLCSNGCNIWFDHRVGKLVRINGRTNEAVNEEWTCDRGKFGHDFYNSPNRLTQPLIRKENELVPCSWAEAFEAILEGFQGKGNEVGALAGGSLSNESLFMLQRTFRTHFDSNNLDHRWTKTLPSIDDRLDRKMGVSSVQTRLAAFEAKTNLLLFGTSLADEEPILFLRVRKAWFNNAAKVVVASAERTDADSFAHLVLRYKPGTEKALAAGLLAAAVKSGKATVPKPVADQLKPATPEKTAEITGVPAERIVEAANLIGQHGAIVSTTALYDVPEAQDTLELLAGLAMTTGAEFNCFAREANEQGAEDLGFLPDSLPGHRSILEGLGPKKPGLGTHGMLKGCAEGTVKALWLAGVDPFAKAADREIVQAALENVEFLVVQDVVETEATAYASVVLPMAAPAECDGTMTNLERRVQRMRPAIPARGEAKPAWRTFADLNVRIKPATPFFNAGEIMAEIGRTVPWFAPADYANLDGEGVVVAPSAKGPAEGKVEDAE, from the coding sequence ATGGCAGCGGTAGCAGGCACCGAAACAATCACGATTTCCATCAACGGCGTCGACGTCGAAGTCCCGAAAGGGGAGCTGATCGTCGAATCCGTCAAGCGCCTTGGGCTTGAGATTCCCATCTTTTGCTACCACCCTCGGATGAAGCCCGTCGGCATGTGCCGCATGTGCCTCGTCGAGGTCGGGTTCAAGCAGCAGGACGGCTCGGTGCGCATGATGCCCAAGCCCCAGGCGGGGTGCACCTTGCCCGCCTCCGAGAACATGGTGGTGCTCACCGACTCCGAGATGGTCCACCGCGACCGCAAAGGGGTCCTCGAGTTTCTGCTGATCAACCACCCCCTCGACTGCCCGATCTGCGACCGTGGCGGCGAGTGCCCGCTGCAGAACAACACGCTCTACTACGGACCCTCCACCAGCCGGTTCGTCGAACTCAAACGCCACCTTCCCAAGGCCTTCCCGCTCAGCCAGTACGTGACGCTCGACCTCGAGCGGTGCATCCAATGCGGGCGGTGCGTGCGGTTCACCGAGGAGATTTCCGGGGACTCCCAACTCGCCTTCCGCTTCCGCGGCGCGTCGATGCAGCCGTCCACATTCCAGCTCACCGATTTCGAGTCCAAGTTCAGCGGCAACGTCATCGAGATCTGCCCGGTCGGCGCCTTGACCAGCGCCAAATACCGCTTCCGCGCACGGCCGTGGGATCTCGAAACCAACCCCGCGATCTGCACCCTCTGCTCGAACGGCTGCAACATCTGGTTCGACCACCGCGTGGGCAAGCTCGTCCGAATCAACGGCCGCACCAACGAGGCGGTCAACGAGGAGTGGACCTGCGACCGCGGCAAGTTCGGCCACGATTTCTACAACAGCCCGAATCGTCTCACCCAGCCCCTCATCCGGAAGGAGAACGAACTCGTGCCCTGCTCGTGGGCCGAGGCGTTCGAAGCCATCCTCGAGGGGTTCCAGGGCAAGGGCAACGAGGTCGGCGCGCTGGCGGGAGGCTCCCTGTCGAACGAGTCCCTGTTCATGCTCCAGCGTACGTTCCGCACCCACTTCGATTCCAACAACCTGGATCACCGGTGGACGAAGACCCTTCCCTCCATCGACGACCGCCTCGATCGCAAGATGGGCGTCTCCTCGGTCCAAACCCGACTCGCCGCGTTTGAAGCAAAGACCAACCTCCTGTTGTTCGGCACCTCGCTCGCCGACGAGGAGCCAATCCTCTTCCTCCGCGTGCGCAAGGCGTGGTTCAACAATGCGGCGAAGGTCGTGGTCGCCAGCGCGGAAAGAACGGACGCCGACAGCTTCGCCCACCTCGTGCTCCGCTACAAGCCCGGCACCGAGAAGGCGCTCGCCGCGGGGCTGCTCGCGGCCGCGGTGAAGTCGGGCAAGGCCACGGTGCCTAAGCCGGTCGCGGACCAGCTCAAACCCGCCACGCCGGAGAAGACCGCTGAAATCACAGGCGTGCCCGCCGAACGGATCGTCGAAGCCGCGAACCTGATCGGCCAACACGGCGCCATCGTCTCGACGACCGCCCTCTACGATGTCCCGGAGGCCCAGGACACGCTCGAATTGCTGGCGGGCCTCGCGATGACCACGGGTGCCGAATTCAACTGTTTCGCGCGCGAAGCCAACGAACAGGGCGCCGAGGATCTGGGATTCCTTCCCGACAGCCTTCCCGGCCACCGCTCGATCCTCGAGGGGCTCGGACCCAAAAAGCCCGGACTCGGGACCCACGGCATGCTCAAAGGGTGCGCCGAGGGCACGGTGAAGGCCCTGTGGCTCGCCGGCGTCGATCCCTTCGCCAAGGCCGCCGATCGCGAGATCGTCCAAGCCGCTCTTGAGAACGTGGAGTTCCTCGTCGTGCAGGACGTGGTTGAAACCGAAGCGACCGCGTATGCGAGCGTCGTCCTGCCGATGGCCGCACCCGCCGAGTGCGACGGCACGATGACCAACCTCGAGCGCCGCGTCCAGCGCATGCGCCCCGCGATTCCCGCACGCGGCGAGGCGAAACCCGCGTGGAGGACCTTCGCTGACCTGAACGTGCGCATCAAGCCCGCCACACCCTTCTTCAACGCGGGCGAGATCATGGCGGAGATCGGGCGGACAGTCCCCTGGTTCGCGCCGGCGGACTACGCGAATTTGGACGGCGAGGGCGTGGTCGTCGCACCCTCCGCCAAGGGTCCCGCCGAAGGTAAAGTGGAAGACGCCGAATGA
- a CDS encoding NADH-quinone oxidoreductase subunit H has product MITDWIASQSAFVQALIRVVFLLLPLLMLVPGLIWWERRLLSWMQDRIGPNRVATYTFGEKAEMWVPGGKLRWTWPKGLQGKKLKLAGLLQPIADGVKLFLKEDITPTAIDRVIYFVAPAVALFPAFAIAGTLPWGPNPLLTPVADVNIGILYVLAVSSLGVYGVVLAGYGSNNKYSLLGGLRASAQLISYELAMGMSLAAVVLATGSLKMTEMVRVQEEPLWGAVPALQNWFLFTPFGALAALIFVVCAVAETNRAPFDLPEAENELIAGYHTEYSSMKFAVFFMGEYAAMFVFGGIFAAVFLGGYNVLPLNWEVLAEQFPGMAGAFKAMGTLNLALAPIWFLGKCVAAITFYIWLRATLPRLRYDQLMSLGWRSLLPMAVANFLVVALWIVCTSVYGPTGGWIAVGIAAVVVMVGVTAIIRFSTRTSPMSRPRTIQLVEGRGIDYTEGVAGS; this is encoded by the coding sequence ATGATCACCGATTGGATCGCCTCGCAAAGCGCATTCGTGCAGGCCCTGATCCGGGTCGTCTTCCTGCTCCTTCCCCTGCTGATGCTCGTGCCTGGGCTTATTTGGTGGGAACGCAGACTCCTCAGTTGGATGCAGGACCGCATCGGGCCCAACCGCGTCGCCACCTACACGTTCGGCGAGAAGGCCGAGATGTGGGTGCCGGGGGGCAAGCTCCGGTGGACGTGGCCCAAGGGACTCCAAGGCAAGAAGCTGAAGCTTGCCGGTCTTCTGCAGCCCATCGCCGACGGCGTCAAGCTGTTCCTCAAGGAGGACATCACCCCGACGGCCATCGACCGCGTGATCTACTTCGTCGCCCCGGCCGTGGCCCTCTTTCCCGCCTTTGCCATCGCGGGGACGCTGCCGTGGGGCCCGAACCCACTCCTCACGCCGGTCGCCGACGTCAACATCGGCATCCTTTACGTGCTGGCGGTCAGTTCCCTGGGTGTGTACGGCGTGGTGCTCGCCGGCTACGGGTCGAACAACAAGTATTCGCTGCTGGGCGGCCTGCGCGCCTCGGCCCAGCTCATCAGCTACGAACTCGCGATGGGCATGTCTCTGGCGGCCGTCGTGCTCGCCACCGGCTCGCTGAAGATGACCGAGATGGTCCGCGTCCAGGAAGAGCCGCTCTGGGGCGCGGTGCCGGCCCTGCAGAACTGGTTCCTGTTCACGCCGTTCGGCGCGCTCGCCGCTCTCATCTTCGTCGTGTGCGCGGTCGCCGAGACGAACCGCGCTCCGTTCGACCTTCCCGAGGCTGAAAACGAGCTGATCGCGGGCTACCACACCGAGTACAGCTCGATGAAATTCGCCGTGTTTTTCATGGGCGAGTACGCGGCCATGTTCGTGTTCGGAGGCATCTTCGCGGCCGTGTTCCTGGGCGGCTACAACGTCTTGCCTCTGAATTGGGAGGTGCTCGCCGAGCAGTTCCCGGGCATGGCCGGCGCGTTCAAGGCCATGGGCACGCTGAACCTCGCGCTGGCGCCGATCTGGTTCCTGGGCAAATGCGTGGCGGCCATCACGTTCTACATCTGGCTGCGCGCGACCCTTCCGAGGCTCCGCTACGACCAGTTGATGTCGCTCGGGTGGCGCTCGCTTCTGCCGATGGCCGTCGCGAACTTCCTGGTCGTCGCGCTCTGGATCGTCTGCACCTCGGTCTACGGCCCGACCGGCGGTTGGATCGCGGTCGGGATCGCCGCGGTCGTGGTGATGGTGGGCGTCACCGCCATCATCCGTTTCAGCACGCGCACGTCGCCGATGAGTCGGCCGCGCACGATCCAACTCGTCGAGGGGCGAGGCATCGATTACACCGAGGGGGTGGCGGGCAGCTAG
- a CDS encoding NADH-quinone oxidoreductase subunit J: MDLDSSLLIFGALGAVAAASAVGVVAFGNAVRSALCLVANFFTLAFLYFTLNAELLGITQVIVYTGAIMVLFLFVIMLLNIGAPQALTEKRDPRLLAGYAFGAALFALLFTQVILPLKDLNQPGSPDAYGSPQAVGRALFTGYVWPLEMVSVLLVIGIVGSILLAKRRI, translated from the coding sequence ATGGATTTGGATTCGTCGCTGCTGATCTTCGGCGCGCTGGGGGCGGTCGCCGCGGCGTCCGCGGTCGGGGTCGTGGCATTCGGAAACGCGGTCCGCTCGGCCCTGTGCCTCGTGGCGAACTTCTTCACGCTCGCCTTCCTCTACTTCACGCTGAACGCGGAGCTGCTCGGCATCACCCAGGTCATCGTCTACACCGGGGCGATCATGGTGCTGTTCCTCTTCGTCATCATGCTGTTGAACATCGGCGCGCCCCAGGCGCTCACCGAGAAACGCGATCCCAGGCTGTTGGCGGGCTACGCCTTCGGTGCCGCGTTGTTCGCCCTGCTGTTCACGCAAGTGATCCTTCCCCTCAAGGACTTGAACCAACCGGGTTCGCCCGACGCCTACGGCTCGCCGCAGGCCGTCGGCCGCGCCCTCTTCACCGGCTACGTCTGGCCGCTCGAAATGGTGAGCGTCCTGCTCGTCATCGGCATCGTGGGATCGATCCTGCTTGCCAAGAGGAGGATCTGA
- the nuoK gene encoding NADH-quinone oxidoreductase subunit NuoK — MSGVPLMAYLALGLFMFTTGVVGVIIRRNPIVIFMCIELMLNAVNLTLLAFARYQPSAGSDPVGSAMAGQMMVIFVMAVAAAEVAVGLGIIMAIFRLRHDIDIDEMNLLRG, encoded by the coding sequence TTGAGCGGCGTTCCTTTGATGGCCTACCTCGCGCTCGGCCTGTTCATGTTCACCACGGGCGTCGTGGGCGTGATCATCCGACGCAACCCAATCGTGATCTTCATGTGCATCGAGCTGATGCTCAATGCGGTGAACCTGACGCTCTTGGCTTTCGCCCGCTACCAGCCTTCCGCCGGGTCCGACCCCGTCGGGAGCGCGATGGCGGGCCAGATGATGGTGATCTTCGTGATGGCCGTCGCGGCGGCGGAGGTCGCGGTCGGCCTCGGCATCATCATGGCGATCTTCCGGCTGCGCCACGACATCGACATCGACGAAATGAATTTGCTTCGCGGATAG
- the nuoL gene encoding NADH-quinone oxidoreductase subunit L — protein MDNPFSLIWYVLFLPLAGSLIQALFGGAVVRRLGPAQGKRLMGTIAVLPVAASFLIGVVLVQQLTTMPVQTRHEVVTLFDWIQLQSISIPFEALVDPLSMTMVLIITGVGALIHLYATGYMGDDRDYTRFFTYLNLFIAFMLILVLGNNLPLLFIGWEGVGLCSYLLIGFWYKDLNNARAANKAFIVNRIGDWGLMLGMFLLMVVLAGSKVSLQSNHYLSYEVIFANAVNALRAHPELATAIALLLFVGACGKSAQFPLYFWLPDAMAGPTPVSALIHAATMVTAGVYLLNRMHVLFELSPVASAVVAMVGAFTAVFAALIAFGQTDIKKVLAYSTVSQLGFMFIACGSGAYWAGMFHVTTHAFFKALLFLGSGAVIYAMAHEQDMRRYGNLIKYLPITAGTMIAGYLAIAGVPGLAGFYSKEAILGGALGNEHAIAGGVNLGAVAGWVGLFAAMLTAWYMTRLTMLTFFGKQERWRELPAEEHHEEAHAHDAHEAHEEHAHEDPHGFFFTDEEMAARHEEHEHHHALTGDHQPKEVPPSMWIPLVVLAVLSIGGGYVLHQHELLQKWLYPSGLAVLDPALVPGHPHALPLMALSIFAAGLGLAAGLFFYWKGLPAKETYDESKWSPFRKAARDQFGYDGALMDAGVNGGRDIGLAMWKGVDVAVIDGAVNGLAWTVGRIGDLVRRVQTGFVRSYALMMLLGGVGLLLFLLMELRKLGGAQ, from the coding sequence ATGGACAATCCCTTCTCGCTGATCTGGTACGTGCTGTTCCTCCCGCTGGCGGGCTCGCTGATCCAAGCGTTGTTCGGCGGCGCGGTGGTGCGGCGCCTCGGCCCCGCGCAGGGCAAGCGGCTCATGGGCACGATCGCCGTGCTCCCCGTCGCCGCATCGTTCCTGATCGGCGTGGTGCTGGTCCAGCAGCTCACCACGATGCCCGTTCAGACGCGCCACGAGGTCGTGACACTGTTCGACTGGATCCAACTGCAGAGCATCTCGATTCCGTTCGAGGCCCTGGTCGATCCCCTCTCGATGACGATGGTGTTGATCATCACGGGCGTCGGCGCCCTGATCCACCTCTATGCGACGGGCTACATGGGCGACGATCGCGACTACACCCGCTTCTTCACCTACCTGAACCTGTTTATCGCTTTCATGCTCATCCTCGTGCTGGGCAACAACCTGCCGCTGCTGTTCATCGGGTGGGAAGGGGTCGGTCTCTGCAGCTACCTGCTGATCGGGTTTTGGTACAAGGACCTCAACAACGCGCGGGCCGCCAACAAGGCGTTTATCGTCAACCGCATCGGCGACTGGGGGCTCATGCTGGGCATGTTCCTGCTGATGGTGGTGCTGGCGGGCAGCAAGGTCTCGCTGCAGAGCAACCACTACCTCAGCTACGAGGTGATCTTCGCAAACGCGGTGAACGCCCTGCGCGCGCACCCCGAACTCGCCACGGCGATCGCGTTGCTGCTGTTCGTGGGCGCGTGCGGCAAGTCCGCGCAGTTCCCGCTCTACTTCTGGCTCCCGGACGCGATGGCGGGCCCGACGCCCGTCTCCGCTCTCATCCACGCCGCCACGATGGTCACCGCCGGCGTCTACCTGCTGAACCGCATGCACGTGCTGTTCGAACTGTCGCCGGTCGCCAGCGCGGTCGTCGCGATGGTCGGAGCCTTCACCGCCGTGTTCGCTGCACTGATTGCGTTCGGGCAGACGGACATCAAGAAGGTGCTCGCCTACTCGACGGTCTCTCAGCTCGGATTCATGTTCATCGCGTGCGGCTCCGGCGCGTACTGGGCGGGCATGTTCCACGTCACCACGCACGCGTTCTTCAAGGCGCTGCTCTTCCTCGGCTCCGGCGCGGTGATCTACGCGATGGCGCACGAGCAGGACATGCGGCGCTACGGGAATCTGATCAAGTACCTCCCCATCACCGCGGGAACGATGATCGCGGGGTACCTCGCCATCGCCGGCGTGCCCGGCCTCGCCGGGTTCTACTCGAAGGAAGCGATCCTCGGGGGGGCGCTCGGGAACGAGCACGCGATTGCCGGCGGCGTGAACCTCGGCGCGGTCGCCGGGTGGGTCGGGCTCTTCGCGGCGATGCTCACGGCGTGGTACATGACCCGGCTCACGATGCTCACGTTCTTCGGCAAGCAGGAGCGGTGGCGCGAACTTCCCGCCGAGGAGCACCACGAAGAGGCGCACGCGCACGACGCCCATGAGGCCCACGAGGAGCACGCGCACGAGGATCCCCACGGTTTCTTCTTCACCGACGAGGAGATGGCGGCGCGCCACGAGGAGCACGAGCACCACCACGCGCTGACCGGCGACCACCAGCCGAAAGAGGTCCCGCCGTCGATGTGGATTCCGCTCGTGGTGCTCGCGGTGCTCTCGATCGGCGGCGGCTACGTGCTGCACCAACACGAACTGCTGCAGAAGTGGCTCTACCCGAGCGGCCTGGCGGTCCTCGACCCCGCGCTCGTTCCCGGCCATCCCCACGCCCTGCCGCTGATGGCTCTCTCGATCTTCGCCGCAGGCCTCGGCCTGGCAGCCGGCCTATTCTTCTACTGGAAGGGGCTCCCCGCGAAGGAGACCTACGACGAGTCGAAGTGGAGCCCGTTCCGCAAAGCCGCGCGCGACCAGTTCGGCTACGACGGCGCCTTGATGGACGCGGGCGTGAACGGCGGCCGCGACATCGGGCTGGCGATGTGGAAGGGCGTCGACGTCGCCGTCATCGACGGCGCGGTGAACGGGCTGGCGTGGACGGTCGGACGCATCGGCGACCTCGTGCGCCGGGTCCAGACGGGCTTCGTGCGCTCCTACGCGCTGATGATGCTGCTCGGGGGGGTGGGGTTGCTCCTGTTCCTCCTGATGGAGCTTCGCAAGTTGGGAGGTGCGCAGTAG
- a CDS encoding NADH-quinone oxidoreductase subunit M, with protein MTPTGFGILTLVTFLPLLSALVLMLVPKESVTIHRYGALLATVATFGASLYAFSQFHGGSYHFQLLEYVPWIPSLGISYLVGVDGISIWLLLLTTFLSVISVWFSFYVNDRVKAYMIFLLILETAMLGVFVSLDMIVFYTFFEASLIPMYFLIAIWGGVRRSYASIKFFIYTFAGSIFMLIGMITLYRLYGQAVDGPGSFSLIDIQGAVANGTLWSNAVGLQAIVFWSFAIAFLVKCPVFPFHTWLPDAHVEAPTAGSIILAGVLLKMGTYGFLRFCLPLFPDVIRDQVPYIMGLAIIGIVYGAIVAAIQPDVKKLIAYSSVAHMGFILVGIFSLTHTGLMGGAVQQLNHGISTGALFLLVGLIYERRHTRLFTEFGGLKAQMPIYAALFMIIMLSSVGLPGTNGFVGEFLALMGGFEAAFAGQFGLSLPFAVIAAGGVILAAVYLLWMFQKVFYGPNSNPINQRLKDLKPWEIAMVGCLVVFVFWGGLFPNTFLKPMEASLGAARMMALNPESMRPAWNNLRQDMDAQGNLVQGQDRSQDDLATPLVAGKDGVEVLVPGSFHFPLKSPTEEVVAATTGAPTP; from the coding sequence ATGACTCCCACCGGTTTTGGCATCCTGACCCTCGTCACGTTCCTGCCCCTGCTGTCCGCGCTGGTGCTGATGCTCGTCCCGAAGGAGAGCGTCACGATCCACCGTTACGGCGCGCTGCTCGCCACGGTCGCGACCTTCGGCGCCTCGCTCTACGCGTTTTCACAGTTCCACGGCGGGAGCTACCACTTCCAACTGCTCGAGTACGTGCCGTGGATTCCGAGCCTCGGGATCAGCTACCTGGTCGGCGTGGACGGCATCAGCATCTGGCTTCTGCTGCTCACGACCTTCCTGAGCGTGATCTCCGTGTGGTTCAGCTTCTACGTGAACGATCGCGTGAAGGCGTACATGATCTTCCTGCTGATCCTCGAGACCGCGATGCTCGGGGTGTTCGTGTCGCTCGACATGATCGTGTTCTACACGTTCTTCGAGGCGTCGCTGATCCCGATGTACTTCCTCATCGCGATCTGGGGCGGCGTGCGGCGGTCGTACGCGTCGATCAAGTTCTTCATCTACACGTTCGCGGGCTCGATCTTCATGCTCATCGGCATGATCACCCTTTATCGACTGTACGGCCAAGCCGTCGACGGCCCCGGTTCGTTCAGCCTGATCGACATTCAAGGGGCGGTGGCCAACGGCACGTTGTGGAGCAACGCCGTGGGATTGCAGGCGATCGTCTTCTGGTCGTTCGCCATCGCGTTCCTCGTGAAGTGTCCCGTGTTCCCGTTCCACACGTGGCTTCCCGACGCCCATGTCGAGGCGCCCACGGCAGGGTCGATCATCCTTGCGGGCGTGCTCCTGAAGATGGGCACGTACGGGTTCCTGCGCTTCTGCCTGCCCCTGTTCCCCGACGTGATCCGCGACCAGGTGCCCTACATCATGGGCCTGGCGATCATCGGCATCGTCTACGGCGCGATCGTCGCCGCGATCCAGCCCGATGTGAAGAAGCTGATCGCGTACTCGTCGGTCGCGCACATGGGCTTCATCCTGGTGGGCATCTTCTCCCTGACGCACACGGGCCTGATGGGCGGAGCGGTGCAGCAGCTCAACCACGGCATCAGCACAGGCGCCTTGTTCCTTCTGGTCGGGTTGATCTACGAGCGGCGCCATACGCGCCTTTTCACCGAATTCGGCGGACTGAAGGCGCAGATGCCCATCTACGCCGCGCTGTTCATGATCATCATGCTTTCGAGCGTGGGGTTGCCGGGCACCAACGGCTTCGTCGGCGAGTTCTTGGCGCTCATGGGCGGATTTGAGGCGGCCTTTGCGGGGCAGTTTGGGCTGAGCCTTCCGTTCGCCGTGATCGCGGCGGGCGGCGTGATTCTCGCCGCCGTGTACCTGCTCTGGATGTTCCAGAAGGTGTTCTACGGGCCGAACTCCAACCCGATCAACCAGCGCCTCAAGGACCTCAAGCCTTGGGAGATCGCCATGGTGGGTTGCCTCGTGGTGTTCGTGTTCTGGGGCGGGTTGTTCCCCAACACGTTCCTCAAGCCGATGGAGGCCAGCCTTGGCGCCGCGCGCATGATGGCGCTCAACCCCGAGTCGATGCGCCCGGCGTGGAACAACCTCCGCCAGGATATGGACGCACAGGGGAACCTCGTGCAGGGACAGGACCGCTCGCAAGACGATTTGGCGACGCCGCTGGTCGCGGGGAAGGACGGCGTGGAAGTGCTGGTTCCGGGTTCGTTCCACTTCCCGCTGAAGTCGCCCACGGAAGAGGTCGTCGCCGCGACGACGGGAGCGCCCACCCCGTGA